The following proteins are co-located in the Deltaproteobacteria bacterium genome:
- the dusB gene encoding tRNA dihydrouridine synthase DusB: MRIGGIQLEVPFLLAPMAGFTDSAFRLLTRKFGCGLAFTEMVSSNGVVQGHGRTLRYLHSNSEERPLAVQLFGSNPEILAGAASIAQKLGADIIDLNVGCPVRKVTKGGSGAALLKDLNLLGRILRRVRREVDCPFTVKTRAGWDPDHLTYLEVGRMADQEGVDAVTLHPRTAGQFFSGAADWSMIERLKREIGIPVIGNGDIQTPHQALEMMHETGCDAVMIGRSAVGNPWFFREARALMEGRIPAPVSLDEREETIRFHYELLKDVFGAKRAARKLRGHIMYYTRGLPSSSDFRGSIGRVTDEEPLFAALAGYFGRVAEGAAHEG; this comes from the coding sequence ATGCGTATAGGCGGTATCCAACTCGAAGTTCCCTTCCTATTGGCGCCCATGGCCGGTTTTACGGATTCGGCCTTTCGCCTGCTGACCCGGAAGTTCGGTTGCGGGTTGGCGTTTACCGAAATGGTCAGCTCCAACGGAGTGGTTCAAGGTCACGGCCGGACACTCAGATACCTTCACTCGAATTCGGAAGAACGCCCGCTTGCGGTCCAGTTGTTCGGATCCAATCCGGAGATCCTGGCCGGAGCCGCATCCATTGCGCAGAAGCTGGGGGCCGACATCATAGACCTGAACGTGGGTTGCCCCGTTCGGAAGGTCACGAAAGGCGGATCCGGTGCGGCTTTGCTGAAAGATTTGAATCTGCTCGGGCGCATCCTCCGACGAGTCCGCCGGGAGGTCGACTGTCCTTTCACCGTCAAGACCCGCGCCGGGTGGGATCCGGATCATCTGACGTATCTGGAAGTGGGTCGCATGGCTGATCAAGAAGGAGTGGACGCCGTCACTCTGCATCCTCGAACCGCCGGCCAGTTTTTTTCGGGCGCCGCGGATTGGTCCATGATCGAACGCCTCAAGCGGGAAATCGGGATACCGGTTATCGGCAATGGAGACATTCAGACGCCGCATCAGGCCCTGGAGATGATGCATGAAACCGGATGCGACGCCGTTATGATCGGACGATCCGCCGTGGGCAACCCCTGGTTTTTTCGGGAGGCCCGGGCTCTGATGGAGGGGCGGATTCCCGCACCCGTTTCTTTGGACGAGCGTGAGGAAACCATCCGGTTTCATTATGAGTTGTTGAAGGATGTGTTCGGCGCAAAAAGAGCCGCACGAAAGTTACGAGGGCATATCATGTATTATACCAGGGGCCTGCCCAGCAGTTCGGATTTTCGCGGAAGCATCGGCCGAGTCACGGATGAAGAACCCCTCTTCGCCGCCCTGGCGGGATACTTTGGACGCGTTGCAGAGGGAGCCGCTCATGAAGGTTAA